The genomic region GGGACGCTAGGGCGCCGCCTAGGACTCCGCCACCTAGGAAATATTACGATAAAAATAAGTGGTAAACGGggaaagtaaaattaaataaaaaaagaacgaCTAGTTTTTCCGCTTGCTGTTAATGCTCTTATTTgaagttaatttttatatattgtttgtTATAAAGCTGCGAAtccttaaaaatgtataatatgtttggAAATATGTATCATATGTGCAGCTCACTGTCAAGTTACTAGTTAATTATAACTGttatcaaaattaatgtctttactttatttttttattacgtattttaattatttacatacccATGGACACAGGGCTCGGTCCGCCCATGTTAGGCGAGGACGCAGACGGCGAAGGGCTCTGCCGCAAGAACTGGCTCGGGGGCGGAGCCCTAGCCGCGTACCCGGCGCCCATCATCACGTCTGGCTTGCCCTGACCCCGGCCGTGCATTTGTAGCATGTTCATGTTCACCATTTGGTTGTTGGACATGCCTGTAATATGAAGATTTCACTTCTTAAAATACaacagatattatttaaatatgttcttactagatttccgcccgcgttttcaaaggaaaacccgcatagttcccgttcccgttgtatttccgggataaaacctattctatatgttaatccaagttaccctctatatgtgtgctaaatttcacatgtaatcagttcagtagaatttgaaagaaacgtgaaagagtaacaaacacacacatcctcacaaactttcgcatttataatacatatattagtaggataagaCTGTCGTCCTCGATAAGACATTAAACTATCGTACACTTTTCAAGTGTAAAGGCTCACTAGAGCTGCGAGGTAGTATCTCGCTAAGGTCTAGTGGGTAAAGTGACATCAGCGCGAGATGTTTACTTCGAGCGGCAGCGGAGGAGTGCCTTTAGGGTACCAACGGTGACGTTCACAGGCCGAGTCAGCAGGCTTATTGCGCACCCATCAACACGCACTGGACCAGCGTGATGGGTTATTATCTGTCCGAACCTCTTCcctcatataaaaattaccaCTTTGTGGATCCCCAACAAGGACAAAAGGCTGCGTGGCAGGCCCAGGACAAGATGGCGGGACGAGCTTGATTCCCATTTAGCAGATTGGAGCAAAATTGCTCAAAATAGGGAGAAATGGATTGAGGGAAGAGAGGCCTTTGCTCAGCAGTGGGACAGCCATGgctcataataaataataaataatattagtaggataggatatcAGATATGTGGATATTTAATAagctatgaaaatataaaaggcAAAGGTAACGcaaaatttatcatttataatttaaaatgaaaatctaaaataaaatgaattttaaaattgcaaaaaattttCAAAGGAAAAGATAAATGAGAACTTTGAGGGAATTATCTTTTACTACTGTGGGAATTCCTTATAAATGAAATGTAGTCAGTTTTCCTGTTACGTGTTTGAGTCTGGCTCATATATACACTATTCATTGTTAAAACTGAATGTGATATTACTCTATCACTCACCCATCTGATTAGACATCTGTCCTTGCATAGAATTCTGCACCATCTGGCCGCTAGAGTTCCCCACCACTTGGTTACACTGCATCTGCCCCATGGTGTTAGCACCAGACATGGGCACTTGCATGATGTTCGACATCGACATATTTGGTATCATCTGCATGCCCCCAGCTGCCAGCTGATTCTGGAGTTGCGAAGCCATTGAATTTTGCATCGTCATCCCACCAACCATGTTATTCCCCATCTGGCCTTGATTTGGCACCATCCCCATTGGACCTCCAAGCTTATTCTGCAACTGCATGTTCAATTGAGGTCTTTGATTTAAGGTCTGGAGTAGATTAGTAGCCGTTTGCGACTGTGGTCCACCTTGGGAGACTATTTGGCCTTGCATCGACATTCCTGGGTTTGGGCCCATGACGCCTTGCTGCTGCATCTGTCCTTGGCCCATGTTCATCATTTGGTTCCTCGTGCCTTGTGACGCCATGTTCTGTAGAGCGTTTATGGGGTCTGTGGCCATTCCTGGCTGGCTGTTTGGACCTTGCTGCTGCTGGCCGGGCTGATTTTGAACTTGGTTGTTCTGCTGCTGGTTTTGATTTGGTCCTTGCAAATTTGGCGCGCCTTGGTTTTGTTTCGGTTGAGCtgtggaaataatattttattcataattgtgagaaattagtataaataaaaaaaaattgttgtattacaatttataatacattttgttACCAACAATATTTGTCAGTCattaatatcattaataactcaggccccagAATCAcagtgtcgtggaccgattgGGCCGCTTGGGACTCAATGGGTTAATCATTTGGACACATGTTGGCTTGGGTTTAACcaggttaaaataattaatagcttGTGTCGTTCAGAATTATACATGTTGAATGTTGATGTTCAAAATCATCTAGTATTTTTGgaactttttgataaaaaaaaattttattaatatgaacTGAACTTCTGAATATTTGTCCAACATATTATGTTCCAATGCAGTTCACAGATATACTGAGTAGGAGAGATTATTGTCCAAAACAAAGAATCATTGGTGAAGGAACTATCAAAATTATCTAGTATTTTAagatacaaacaaacaaattctattAATGTTCATATGCAAATCTCAATAGATATTTGTTCTAAACAAGCATCCATTTAGTGAAGATTGTCAAGTTACTCACACATCTCTCGCACATGCAGAATGAGCTTAGCGATCATGTTCATGTATTCTTCTCTATTCTTGGCCTTCATGAACACATGATTCTCCATTTCACTGCTGTTCCTCGCCACTTGCATGCCTGATCGCTGGATAACGTCCTCActgtaatttgtattaaaaagtaaaaatatacaatttctttaaataatttcttttcaggatttttttttctatcatGATATTGAAGTacttcaataatatataatatttattgtgttataaatattacatattaagaAACAGAATTGGAGCATTACAGAGATACCTTTGTTctaataatcactacatagtataaaacaaagtcgctttctcactccctatgtccctttgtatgcttaaatctttagaactacgcaacggattttgatacggttttttttaatagatagatatataatagatagattcaagaggaaggttttagtatataatttattaggttttagacaaagcgggtgaagccgcggatGGTAAGCTAGTCTTGAATaagatattaattttctttctatATTATGAGGTATAAAGTTGCATTGGATGGATTTAAGATCataagattattattagtgtTTTATTGATACTGGATAACTAAATTAACAAAGGATCCAAGAGATATTATTTgattcatttcaatttttatttaaagaaaattttccTTTATACAAAGAGATATTGTTTTATGGGTATACTCCAATAGAATACATCGAATAGCAATTTAAGGAAATATGGTAAACAATGTATACTGTTCTAACATTTGGGACTTCCCCAGGTAAAAGTAAATTCCACTTACATTTTTGCGACAATTCCTTGTCTCGAACTTTGGGTCCGCCAATTATCATCCGAAGCCATTGTGTTAAACTGCTTCAGATTTAGATTATCCATCTTAATTCTCACTGAAGATAATTAATCAATACACAATAACACACCGATGGTTCTGTATTCACTTGATTGTTGATATCACTGATACACTCCCGACTCCGCAGCATAcgaaattgtgtttttatgctttgaataaaaataaacaatataatttgcGAATTTCAATACGGCAAATCACAGCTTCACGATTGACAAAATACCAAAATACCACGAATGGCATGGGCATCAATGGGCATCGCGTTGACCATTGACTTTTGAGAAATTTGACagattgaatattaaaaacaattgatGCTGACTTTGAACAAGAACGAGTTTGActgaaaattttcattttgtagTGAATCTTCTTAGGAATCTTCTATagacgcgttgagagtaaaattgcaaggtcgcgtcatggcattaccgtcacgtcatagagtaaggcgacgatttttgtatctaagagtttgaatcttgccaaagaagttttacttcaaactcaaactcaaactcaaacattcatttattcaattagactactatttagtagcactttcgaatcgtcattacataattatttttaacatttaccacctttaacttctgacacgtgtgttcGGCAAgcacactctttttttacaTCAATGGTGAGTCGAGAGATTATGAAATCGGTACCTAGGTCGGAGGTCCTAATATTAGAGCATTCAAAAAAAccaatttttgtataaaagtataaataatattttaacctaTATTTTACTGTTTTCCAAGTATCcagacataattattattaaaataaaaaaagtgaatAGTCTATACTCTATATTCAAATGTCAATTGTCACTGTCAGTTGTCACAATGGTGATGAGGGTGATCGTGATTCGTGGGTGATcggaaaaaaacaaaaacagacGCAATTCGCAAACGTGAACTGTTGAATTTCTTGGtggatttcgataattctatACACGtgtaaaacttttttaaagaatttacaACTATTTTGCAATAATCGCTTCAGCGGAGCCGGTTAGTAACCCCTATATACCTTTCATTGGAGGCGTTCATAATGAACggttcatttttatatttctttctcGCGATGTAAACCCCACAatggattatattttatcctatTAGCGGGTTGTACTGATATAAATGATAcctaatttgatttatttaaatattctatttctttaaataaaattaatgcaaCACTATACACTTCTGGAGTGTTTGTTATCGTATTATTGCACGTTTTTAAAAggtatttaaatgataaaaagtaTGTAGTTATTTTGTTCATCTAACAATTCAAtcaggaaaataaaatattttttgcagtAACGTTATAAATTACGGTGACCAACATTTTTAACCCtctttatacaaaaaatggcCACATCAACTGTATTACGAGTAAAACGAAGACTGCAGGACAATCCCCAAGACGCTCTGGTCCTGGTTTGTAAACGCCGTAAGACTGATGTCGAGGAGATATCACCTTCATTGTTTGTTTTCAGAGGAACTGTGGATAATCAGgtatttacatttacaattttattgaaatactaTAAAGATTTATGCATTTATACTGCAAAAACAGATTAACtatatatatttcttatttcttaatGCAACTTCTAAACTAAACTGATGCTGATAGTGCACTTGTAGATAAACTACCTATTTAATctactaaaaagtaa from Colias croceus chromosome 3, ilColCroc2.1 harbors:
- the LOC123706462 gene encoding mediator of RNA polymerase II transcription subunit 15, which gives rise to MDNLNLKQFNTMASDDNWRTQSSRQGIVAKIEDVIQRSGMQVARNSSEMENHVFMKAKNREEYMNMIAKLILHVREMSQPKQNQGAPNLQGPNQNQQQNNQVQNQPGQQQQGPNSQPGMATDPINALQNMASQGTRNQMMNMGQGQMQQQGVMGPNPGMSMQGQIVSQGGPQSQTATNLLQTLNQRPQLNMQLQNKLGGPMGMVPNQGQMGNNMVGGMTMQNSMASQLQNQLAAGGMQMIPNMSMSNIMQVPMSGANTMGQMQCNQVVGNSSGQMVQNSMQGQMSNQMGMSNNQMVNMNMLQMHGRGQGKPDVMMGAGYAARAPPPSQFLRQSPSPSASSPNMGGPSPVSMGGGVLGGALASPMSSLGGMGPCGGAGGSPSPSAPHMGLHAQQQRVNMGMVASPSSSLNTPGGGVGVASPGGDEAAYREKVRQLSKYIEPLRRMVMRMVNEGENVEKLTKMKNLLDILSNPNKRMPLETLIKCEVVLEKLDFKRSEGVGLGLPPAGKEQIFNPLLEVVNNCLQSPLANHTLKRTFGSTLDALNGPEIKNLPAPQKLAKYEEPPAEIPDILQGEIARLDSRFKVSLDPLQAHGISGAITLTAQLDDARLPCVAAVHVSVPRDYPVSAPARLRPRPARESPHPFLAKVERAMDARCARLPKRCSVGELLNAWEMSVRQACAPATLTYTPVPALGL